The region AGATTGTATTGCGGACGGTAAGGAATTGTGCGTCCATACGCTCCGTCCCGTGGAGGGGACCTACAAAATCGGTCGGAGGCAAGGGAAATCGGAATCCATCCACAAGTTAGAGCCTGGATATTCATATTTGATAGAGTCAGAAGACCCCTATGCAGGTTTCGATGTATTCCAAGATTACGTCTCAAATGGCTATAAGGGCATGTGGATATCGCGCGAATATCCTGAGAAAGTGAAGAAGAAGTTCGATATCGGCGAATGCCCTTTCATTTGGTTGTCTTATGAGAGAGACATAAAATACGCTCGTGAACCGACTAACATACCTTTGATATATGCAGAGGTGAAGGGGTTCCTTGATAATCCTGAAGGGGGCATTGTTCTGCTGTCTGGGCTTGAATACCTCATGTCTCAGAATAATTTCATCAAGGTGCTTAAATTCCTACAACTGGTGAATGAAAATGTGGCGGTCAAAGACGCGCTGTTTATCATCCCTTTGAGCCCCCAAGCCCTGTCCTCGCGAGAAGTCAAGATGCTGGAGCGCGAGCTGAGGGTTTACCAACCCAAAGGGAAATGACCTGTCTGGAGATAACCTTAAATTCTATAATTAGATAACTCGCTTCATGAATCTAGTCCCCAAGAAGTTTTTCATCACTTCAGGTTGCGCCGTTAGTAAGGTCTCAGATCTCAATGCCTTCGATGAAGCATTGAAGGCTGCAAAGATCGGCGAGCAGAACCTGGTGTCGGTCTCATCTGTCCTTCCCATCGGTGCTAAACAGGTCCCTGTTAGGGAACTCCCCATGGGGGGGATAACGTTCTGCGTATTGGCCCAGATGAGGGGGGGCGAAGGTGAGATGATATCAGCCG is a window of Methanomassiliicoccales archaeon DNA encoding:
- a CDS encoding DUF835 domain-containing protein translates to MSDESNPFFVMPGSALRDLREELELIEDEEAKETLARFGYRAGVGMIQALGVEAETSSQLKDVLLQLWSETGLSRMVINKMEEDFIEIALQDSIEARQGRRCDFTRGYLAGMVSSLLKRRYEATEIDCIADGKELCVHTLRPVEGTYKIGRRQGKSESIHKLEPGYSYLIESEDPYAGFDVFQDYVSNGYKGMWISREYPEKVKKKFDIGECPFIWLSYERDIKYAREPTNIPLIYAEVKGFLDNPEGGIVLLSGLEYLMSQNNFIKVLKFLQLVNENVAVKDALFIIPLSPQALSSREVKMLERELRVYQPKGK
- a CDS encoding pyruvoyl-dependent arginine decarboxylase, whose translation is MNLVPKKFFITSGCAVSKVSDLNAFDEALKAAKIGEQNLVSVSSVLPIGAKQVPVRELPMGGITFCVLAQMRGGEGEMISAGIAYAFRKDGKGGYVAEGHMHGTKKALKEVLEWKMTEMAKLRGIELKTI